The following coding sequences are from one Triticum dicoccoides isolate Atlit2015 ecotype Zavitan chromosome 4A, WEW_v2.0, whole genome shotgun sequence window:
- the LOC119287640 gene encoding ubiquitin-conjugating enzyme E2 4-like yields the protein MSSPSKRREMDLMKLMMSDYKVETVNDGMQEFLVEFRGPEESLYQGGVWKVRVELPDAYPYRSPSIGFVNKIYHPNVDELSGSVCLDVINQTWSPMFDLVNVFEVFLPQLLLYPNPSDPLNGEAAALLMRDRPAYEQKVKEFCEKYAKPEDAGITPEDNSSDEELSEEDDDDSGDDEPILGHADP from the exons ATGTCGTCTCCGAGCAAGCGCCGGGAGATGGACCTCATGAAGCT GATGATGAGCGACTACAAGGTCGAGACGGTGAACGACGGGATGCAGGAGTTCCTCGTCGAATTCCGCGGGCCCGAAGAGA GTCTCTACCAAGGAGGTGTATGGAAGGTTCGAGTAGAACTGCCCGATGCGTATCCTTACAGGTCTCCGTCGATTGGTTTCGTTAATAAGATATATCACCCGAATGTCGATGAACT GTCTGGTTCCGTCTGCTTGGATGTCATTAACCAGACATGGAGCCCAATGTTTG ATCTTGTCAATGTGTTTGAAGTCTTCCTTCCGCAACTTTTGTTATATCCAAATCCCTCTGATCCATTGAATGGAGAAGCTGCTGCACTCTTGATGCGTGATCGCCCTGCTTATGAGCAAAAAGTGAAAG AATTCTGCGAGAAATATGCCAAGCCAGAGGATGCGGGTATAACCCCAGAAGATAATTCGAGCGACGAAGAGCTGAGCGAAGAAGACGACGATGACTCCGGTGACGATGAGCCCATACTGGGCCATGCAGACCCATAG